From the genome of Thiovibrio frasassiensis:
CAGGTCGGTGATCACCTCTTCATGGGTGGGGCCGAGGCAGCTTTTCCGCCCGTGCCGGTCGGTAAAACGGAGCAACTCGGGGCCATACTTTTCCCAGCGGCCCGATTCCTTCCAGAGATCGCCGGGCTGGACCATGGGCAGCAACAGTTCCTGGGCCCCGGCCCGGTTCATCTCCTCGCGGACAATGCGTTCGACCTTGCGGATGGCGGCAAGGCCCAGGGGCAGGTAGGAGTATATCCCGGAGGAAAGCTTTCGGATAAATCCGGCGCGGAGCAGCAACTGGTGGCTGACCACCTCGGCCTCGGAGGGGGTTTCTTTCAGGGTGGGGATGAGAAGCTGGGAAAAACGCATGGGGCACCTGGGTAAGCAGTTAAGGATTATGGTGAATCGTTCACTGGGAACGAAAAATGTGTCTCAATTTCTAAAATGCAAACGTTTATGGCTTGTGTGCGTTCTGCCGCGCCTCTTCAATCATGGCGTCGATCTCGGCCAGGAAAACGGCCAGGAGCTTGTCCTCGGCCACCTTTTTGTACAGTTGGCCCTTCTTGAAAATAATCCCGACTCCGTGGCCGCCCGCCACGCCGATATCGGCCTCCTTCGCCTCGCCCGGGCCATTGACCACACAGCCCATGACCGCGATCTTCAGCGGGGTTTCGATGTTCTGGATATGGCGCTCCACCTGTTCGGCCAGGGAAAAGAGGTTCACCTGACAGCGGCCGCAGGTGGGGCAGGAGATCAGCTCCGGCCCCCGTTCGCGGATGTGCAGGCTCCTCAGCAGTTCGTAGCCGACCCGAATTTCCTCCACCGGGTCGCGGGTCAGCGAAATGCGGAAGGTGTCGCCGATGCCTTCGTAGAGCAAAATGCCCAGGGCCACGCTGGATTTGACCGTGCCGGCAATGAGGCCGCCCGCTTCGGTGACCCCGAGATGCAGGGGGTAATCGCATTGGCTGGACAAGAGCCGGTATGCTTCCAGGGTGTTGAGTGCGTCCGAGGACTTGAGGGAGATCTTGATTTGGTCAAAATCAAGTGCCTCCAGCAATTGGACATTGCGCAGAGCGCTTTCCACCAGGGCTTCCGGTGTAGGGTGGCCAAATTTTTGTAGGATATCTTTTTCCACCGAGCCGGAGTTGACCCCGACCCGGATGGGCACCCGGTGCTGTTTTGCCGCAGCCACAACCCGGGCCAGCTTGTCCGGGCCGCCCAGGTTGCCGGGATTGATCCGGATCCCCTGGGCGCCGTGCTCCATGCTGGCGATTGCCAGGCGCGCGTCAAAATGGATATCGGCGATGAGCGGGATGGTGATCTGCTCCCGGATCCGGGTGATGGCCGCAGCCGCCTCCAGGTCCAGGACCGCAACCCGGATGATCTCGCAGCCCGCCTCGGAAAGGCGTTCGATCTGGGCCACAGTCGCAGCCACATCCCGGGTATCGGTATTGGTCATGGACTGCACGGCAATGGGGGCGTCGCCACCCACCGGGACGTTGCCAACCTTGATTTGTCGTGTTTTTTTACGGGTGATCATGGTGCGAGAGTATACACTTTTGCTTTTCTTCCTGCATCCTTCTTTTGCCGGTGCGTAATGCATCGGAATATGTCCAGTAGATTGTTTCAATTCGGGGAGTTCTGGTTCATGTATCCTGGTATTGAAAAAACGGCGGTCAACTGGTAGGGTGCGGCCATGAAACTTTTTGTCACCGTGCTTGGTCTTATCTTTGTCCTGGAAGCGATTCCCTATGTCCTTTTTCCCGAGGGCATGCAGCGGTGGCTTGCCCGGATCGGTCAGATGCCTGCTGGGGCCTTGCGGGCCACGGGCCTCTTTGCCCTTGCTCTTGGGCTGCTCCTCTGCTATCTCACCCAGCGGACCGGGCTTTTTCCCTGACGGGCGGGCCTTGTGTCCGTTTTTTCCCCATTTCCCCGCACCTTTTCTCTGTGAATGGAATCCATGGCCAGCAACGCTGATTTTTTTCTCGCCTCCTATCAGTTCGTGCTGCCCGAGGAGAATATCGCCCAGCGCCCCCTGAGTCGCCGGGATTCCTCCCGGCTGCTGGTGGTGGATTGCCTGGCCGGAGAGACCAGGGATCGGAAATTTGCCGACATCTGTGACTATCTTGCCCCCGGGGATCTTCTGGTGGTGAACAACACCCGGGTTTTCCCCGCCCGCCTGCTTGGCAGAAAGGAAACCGGCGGCAAGGCGGAGCTGTTGATTCTGGAATATCCGGTGGGGGAAGCAGATTCTTATAATGGGGATCTGGAGGGGTGGCAGCAGGCCGAGGTGCTAGGGCTGGTGAAAAGCGCCAAGCGGCCGCAGCCCGGAGGACAACTGCTTTTTTCCGAGAATCTGGTGGGGACGGTGCGGGAGATACTTGGTGACGGTAAGGTGCGGGTTACCTTGCGCTATCGGGGAGATTTGGCGCGCCTTTTGGAAGCGCACGGGCAACTGCCCCTGCCCCCATATATTCGTCGGGAAGAAGGGCAGAGCGAGGAAGACCGGCAACGGTACCAGACGGTGTATGCTGAAAATCCCGGGGCGGTGGCCGCGCCTACCGCCGGGCTCCATTTTACCCCCGAGCTTCTGGTAAGGATTCAGGCGAAAGGGGTACGCATTGCCCAGGTCACCCTGCATGTCGGGTATGGAACCTTTGCCCCGGTGCGGGTTGAGGATATCCGCGAGCATGCGATCCACGCCGAATATCTCAAGGTTTCCGAAGAAACCGCCGCGCTGGTCAACGAAACCCGGGCTGCAGGCGGGAGAATTTGGGCGGTGGGGACCACTTCCGTACGGGCTCTGGAGTTTGCCGCCGAGCCGATGGGGCAGGTCTTGGCCCGCAGCGGCTTCTGTGATCTCTATATCTATCCGGGCTATCAGTTCAGGGTGGTGGACAACCTGATCACCAACTTCCATCTGCCGCAATCATCCCTGTTGTTTTTGGTCAGCGCCCTGGCTGGCAGGGCACGGATTCTTGCGGCGTACGGGGAGGCGGTGGAGAAGGGGTACAGGTTTTACAGCTACGGGGACGCCATGGTCTTGATCACCAAGCATCCCCAAGGGTGATGGTGTTCAGTCGCACTTGCAGGCGCAACCTTCCTTGGCCGGGCAAGCCGGAGCTGCCTCGGAGCTTGCCGTCTGGCAGGATGTGGTTGTCTTGCCGGTGTTGCTGTAACCATCGGAGTACCATCCCCCGCCCTTCAGCTGGAAGGAGCTGCGGGAGATAAGTTTCTTGAGCGTGCCGGTGCAGGCAGGGCAGGTGGTCAGTGGTTTTTCGGCCAGGCTCTGCTGTGCTTCGATGATATCCTGGCAGGCCTCACACTGGTATTCGTAAATCGGCATTTCTGGTCCCTCCGTTTTGAGTCCAGTACGGTGATATGTTAAAAAAAAGCACCGGAAACAGATTTTTTGCTTGTTTCCAGCGAAACATCTGTAAAATTGCTATACTTTACAGTATGGCCATTCTTAGAAATGGGCTATAATTTAATGCCGGTTGCCTGATCTGTCAATGTTAGAGGACGGATTCCCTGTCGGGACGCGGGAAATGGCTTGTCCCAGGAAAAAAACAAAGAGGAACAGGCGTGCAGAGAATACTGATAGGCCAAGCTGGCCCGGGAATGGTTCTGGGCAAGGAAATTCTTAATCCCGAGGGGATGGTGCTCTGCGGGGCGGGAACACCGTTGACCCCGGCCCTGATCGAGCGCTTGATCAACATGGACGTTGTTGATATCACGGTGGAAGGGCATCCCGTGATCCTGGGGGACGAAAAGACCCTGCAGGAGGAATTGCATGAGATCGATCTGCGTTTTCAGCGGGTTGAAGACATTGCCCCGCTCATGTATCTCAAAAAGCGGATCCAGGCAAAGCTGGCGGCCTCGCGGAAGTTGGGAGCCGGGACAGAATAATTTGTCCGATTCTGTCCGTTCTTTTGTGGCTTCTCCTGTCGTTTTGTTCAGACGTAATGTTCCAGTTGTTTTAATTATTTTTTAGCGCTTGCGATGAAATAACCAAGATATTTTTTTCACTGTCGGTACGGTTTTTGTGCCGTTTGCGATGGTGCAATGGTCCACATTCTGAATGGCGGTTTATGATGGATGAGCAAAAGCGTGCCCAGTTTAAAAAGGTGTTGCGGGAGATAAAAAATCTGCCGACCCTGCCCGGAATTGTAGCCAAACTTGGCAAGATGGCGGAGAACCCGGATACTACCACGGAACAGATGGGCAGGGTGATCAGCAAGGATCATATCCTGGCCAGTAAGCTGCTCAAGCTGGTCAATTCTGCATTTTACGGCTTTCCCCAGCGGATCAGCTCCTTGAACAGTGCCATCATTCTTCTGGGTTTTAATGTTATCAAGAGTCTGATCATCAGTGCCTCCATTTTTGAGGTCATGGAGTCGCAGGATGTGGAGCTTTGGGAGCATTCCCTGGGCTGTGCCGTGGTCTGTAACGTTTTGGCGCGGCATCTGGGGGTAAAGGATCCGGAAGAGATCAGCACCGCCGGGCTTATCCATGATCTTGGCAAGGTTGCCATTAAGATGGAGTTGCCTCGGGAGTACGCCCAGATTACCGAACTCTCCCAGGAGAAAAAAATCTCCCGGCTTGAGGCGGAACGGGAGATCCTGGGCCTGGACCATGCCGAGGTGGGAAGCTGGCTTGCCAAGAGCTGGAATCTGCCAAACAAGCTGGTCGAGCCCATCGCCTGCCATCATGATCCGCAGCTGGCCAAGCAAGAGCAGCAGGCCAGCGCCATTGTTCATTTCGCCAATATCATGATCCGGGGCCTTGGCTATGGTCATGCCGGAGATATCTGGGTGCCGCCCTTGAACAACAAGGCGTGGAAGCTGCTGGCTCTTGCCCCCGCAGATATTGACCCGTTGCTGCAGGAGATTGAGGAAAAATTGTGGGACGTCAAGGGGTTCAGTCTCGATATTCAGACCGGTCCGGAAGGCGCGGCATGAGGGCTTTCCCTGTTCTCCGAGCCCAGATGATGGAGCAGCGCTCATGTCCCGGATCCTGATTGCGGGCAGCGAATCGCTGATCATGCCGGAATGTCGTCTGCTCCTCGACGCCAAGGGGTTTACCCTGAAGCATTGCTCCAATCTGCATGATGCCTTGGCGTTGGTGCTGGAAGATCCGCCGGATCTGTTGATTACGGAAAAGGGTTTTTCCGGAAAAAACGGTGATGTCGAATTGATTCGGGCTGTGAAGGCCTGTCTGCAAAAGGCCAATATTCCTATTTTTCTGGTCGTGGACGAGGACCAGCTTCAGGTTGAGCTGGATTGGGATAATTATCCGGTGGATGATATCATCACCCGGCCTTTTACCCCCGAGGTCTTGCTCACCCGGATCCGCCTTGCCGAATCCAGGATGATTCGGGCCTTTGACAATAACCCCCTCAGTCGGCTTCCCGGCAACACCTCGATTATCCGTGCTATCCAGCGGGTGCTCGGGGAGCCGGACGGGTATGCGGTCTGCTATGTGGATATCGATAATTTTAAGCCCTATAACGATCGCTATGGGTTTTCTCGGGGTGATGAAGTGATCCTTATGGTGGCCCGGGTCATGGTCAATGTTGTGGACGAGTTGGCCCGGAAAGGCAGCTTCGTCGGTCATATCGGCGGGGATGATTTTGTGTTCATCGTTCGGGAAGAGATGGTGGAGCCGGTCTGCAAAAAGATCCTGGCCAATTTTGATCTGGTGCGGAACATGTTCCTGAGTGCGGAAGACATCGCGGTTGGTGAGTTTGTCGGCCGTGATCGGCAGGACCGCGAGACCCGCTTCGGGCTATTGAGCCTTTCCATTGCGGCGGTGACTACCGGTGGCGGCAAATTCACCCATTATGGCGAGGTTTCTTCGGTTGCCTCTCAGCTTAAGCATTGCGTGAAAAAACTGGATGGCAGTAATTATCTGATTGATCGGCGGGACACATAACAGTCGCTTTGCTGGCTGCAGTAAAATGGCGGCAGTTCGGTGGGAAACACAATAAAACGTGCAGCACTTGTTCCTGTTTTGGCGGCAAGTGCTTTTTTTTGTCCTGATCATTGTTTCTTGGTGATGTAGGGAATGAGTGGCGGAAAATGACTGTGTAATGAAAAAGCATTGTCTGTTCGTCTGTTGATCCTCTTTGATCTTGTTTTGGAAAAAACTTGCTTTGGATTTTGTTTTGCGATACCTATAAGTCTGTATGTTGTTCACGGGTAACGATCAATAGCGGAGGGAATAAGAATGGGTAAATCGCTTGTCGAAATGGCGGCTGATCTGGTTCAGTCGCAGTGTGCTTCAAAGGCAATGAATACTGAGGAAATAACCCTGGCCTTGCAATCTACTTTTAATGCCTTGCAGATGTTGCAGGCAGGCGAAGCAAAATTGCAGGCTGGAACTTCAGAAGGAGCTGGTGTGGTGGGAACTGCACCAGGTATGGCCCCGGAAAAATCCATCCAGAAAAATAAAATAGTCTGCCTGGAATGTGGTCAAGAATTCAAGATGCTGTCGCCAAAGCATCTGCGCTCCCATGGCCTGACCGGCAGAGAATATCGGGAAAAATGGGGATTTCCCTTGCGCCAGCCTCTTTGTGCAAAGGCCCTCTCCGAAAGGCGCAAGAAAGCGGGCAAGGACCGTGGTCTGCCGGAGAATTTACGTAAGGCCATTGCCAAGCGGAAGAAAAGCGGCCAGGCCAAGAAGGCGGGCAACGATAAAAAATAGTCCCTGGCAGGTGGTGCGCCAAGTTGTCCTTCAAGGAGGGCCTCTGACCGGATGGTCGGGGCCCTCCTTTTTTTGTTATGGCGCGGGCTTCTCTCCTGTGGGGCTGTGCCGGTTCCGGGAGGGGATGGATATTGACTTTTCCCTGAATCCGCAGCATAGTGCCCCACTTTTACATCTTGTCATGGCTGGTGTATAATCAAGATGTTTTGGCTGAGACCGGCATGGGTGTCACTCCTGCAGAACATTGCGCTGACAATGCCCGCCGCTTTGCCGTTTTATTCTGTTGCTTCAAGGGCCGGGCCCTTTGTGTTTTTGACTTTTATGGTGAGATTTCCATGATTGGTATTTTTGATTCGGGCGTGGGCGGGATGACGGTGGCCAGGGCGGTTGAGCAGCTCCTGCCGCAATACCGCATTGCCTATTTCGGCGATCTGGCCCGGACCCCTTATGGTTCGAAAAGCCCGGAAACCATTATCGCCTATGCCCGGCAGAATACCGAGTTTCTTCTCGGGCAGGGGGCGAAGATCATCATTGTCGCCTGCAATACTGCCGCCAGCGTAGCCTCCGAGATCCTCCAGCAGGAGTTTGCCGAACCCATCTTCGAGGTCATCAGTCCGGCGGTCACTAAGGCGGTTGCTGCCAGCCGCTCCGGCCGGATCGGCGTTATCGGCACCCGGGCCACCATTAAGAGCGGGGTGTATGAAAAAAAGATTCTGGACGAGCAGCCTGAATACACCGTGTATTCCCAGGCCTGTCCCCTTCTGGTTCCCCTGGTTGAGGAGGGCTGGCTGAACAAACGGGAAACCAAGATGATTCTCCGCCGGTATCTGCAGCCGCTCCGGCTCAGGCAGGTGGACACCTTTGTCCTGGGTTGTACCCACTATCCGCTGTTGAAGGAGCTGATCCAGCCGCGCATCGGCAAGCGGGTGACGATCATTGATTCCTCCGAGGTGGTGGCGGAAAGTGTGGCCCTTTTTCTGGAAAATAATCCGGCAATCGCGCAGCAGCTCGAACGCAACGGGGAAAGCCATTATTATGTGTCCGATGTAACCGATGCGGCTGTTGATATTGCCAGAAAGGTCTTTGGCCGCCCCATTACCCTGGAAAAGGTTGCCTCTGACATCTTTAACAGGAGTCATTTGTCATGAATTGTAAAGTCCTGCTTGTTCTGTTGGGTGCCCTCATGTCCCTGGCGGTTTTGCCCCGCGCCGGCCAGTGTGCCACTTTCACCCCCCTAGAGTTAGCGCAAAAACTCCAGGCCCGCTATGAAGAGACCAAAACCATGACCGCCGATTTTAAGCAGTCGACATCGGTGCCTATGACCACCCGCAAGCGGCTTGGCGCCGGGACGTTGGTCATCTTCAAGCCCGGGCGTATCCGCTGGGATTACCAGACTCCGGAGCGGCAGGTGTTGATCAGCGACAGCAAGAAGGTTTCCTTATATATGGCCGATTCCGCCCAGATGATAGTGCAGCCGGTTTCGCAATATATCAATTCCGATGTCACCTATGCCTTCTTTGTCGGTACCGGAAATATTGTTCGCGATTTCAAGGTGCTGCCGCCTGAGAGGCAGGGGGATGCGAGTCTGAAGGTGATCAAGCTCGTGCCCAAGACCGCGCATCCGCAGGTGGATTATCTCCATGTCTGGATTGATGAGAATTTCATGGTTCGCCGTCTTGAGATTGTCGATCATTTCGGCAGCATAACCGATTTGACCTTTTTAAATATCAGACGCAACGCAGCGGTCTCGCCGGAAACCTTCGTCTTCGTCCCGCCGCTGGGCACGGAAATCATCGAGCAGTAAAAAAATCTTAGCA
Proteins encoded in this window:
- the ispG gene encoding flavodoxin-dependent (E)-4-hydroxy-3-methylbut-2-enyl-diphosphate synthase, yielding MHYAPAKEGCRKKSKSVYSRTMITRKKTRQIKVGNVPVGGDAPIAVQSMTNTDTRDVAATVAQIERLSEAGCEIIRVAVLDLEAAAAITRIREQITIPLIADIHFDARLAIASMEHGAQGIRINPGNLGGPDKLARVVAAAKQHRVPIRVGVNSGSVEKDILQKFGHPTPEALVESALRNVQLLEALDFDQIKISLKSSDALNTLEAYRLLSSQCDYPLHLGVTEAGGLIAGTVKSSVALGILLYEGIGDTFRISLTRDPVEEIRVGYELLRSLHIRERGPELISCPTCGRCQVNLFSLAEQVERHIQNIETPLKIAVMGCVVNGPGEAKEADIGVAGGHGVGIIFKKGQLYKKVAEDKLLAVFLAEIDAMIEEARQNAHKP
- a CDS encoding DUF2065 domain-containing protein, which encodes MKLFVTVLGLIFVLEAIPYVLFPEGMQRWLARIGQMPAGALRATGLFALALGLLLCYLTQRTGLFP
- the queA gene encoding tRNA preQ1(34) S-adenosylmethionine ribosyltransferase-isomerase QueA — encoded protein: MESMASNADFFLASYQFVLPEENIAQRPLSRRDSSRLLVVDCLAGETRDRKFADICDYLAPGDLLVVNNTRVFPARLLGRKETGGKAELLILEYPVGEADSYNGDLEGWQQAEVLGLVKSAKRPQPGGQLLFSENLVGTVREILGDGKVRVTLRYRGDLARLLEAHGQLPLPPYIRREEGQSEEDRQRYQTVYAENPGAVAAPTAGLHFTPELLVRIQAKGVRIAQVTLHVGYGTFAPVRVEDIREHAIHAEYLKVSEETAALVNETRAAGGRIWAVGTTSVRALEFAAEPMGQVLARSGFCDLYIYPGYQFRVVDNLITNFHLPQSSLLFLVSALAGRARILAAYGEAVEKGYRFYSYGDAMVLITKHPQG
- a CDS encoding FmdB family zinc ribbon protein: MPIYEYQCEACQDIIEAQQSLAEKPLTTCPACTGTLKKLISRSSFQLKGGGWYSDGYSNTGKTTTSCQTASSEAAPACPAKEGCACKCD
- a CDS encoding HDOD domain-containing protein; protein product: MMDEQKRAQFKKVLREIKNLPTLPGIVAKLGKMAENPDTTTEQMGRVISKDHILASKLLKLVNSAFYGFPQRISSLNSAIILLGFNVIKSLIISASIFEVMESQDVELWEHSLGCAVVCNVLARHLGVKDPEEISTAGLIHDLGKVAIKMELPREYAQITELSQEKKISRLEAEREILGLDHAEVGSWLAKSWNLPNKLVEPIACHHDPQLAKQEQQASAIVHFANIMIRGLGYGHAGDIWVPPLNNKAWKLLALAPADIDPLLQEIEEKLWDVKGFSLDIQTGPEGAA
- a CDS encoding GGDEF domain-containing response regulator, translating into MSRILIAGSESLIMPECRLLLDAKGFTLKHCSNLHDALALVLEDPPDLLITEKGFSGKNGDVELIRAVKACLQKANIPIFLVVDEDQLQVELDWDNYPVDDIITRPFTPEVLLTRIRLAESRMIRAFDNNPLSRLPGNTSIIRAIQRVLGEPDGYAVCYVDIDNFKPYNDRYGFSRGDEVILMVARVMVNVVDELARKGSFVGHIGGDDFVFIVREEMVEPVCKKILANFDLVRNMFLSAEDIAVGEFVGRDRQDRETRFGLLSLSIAAVTTGGGKFTHYGEVSSVASQLKHCVKKLDGSNYLIDRRDT
- a CDS encoding MucR family transcriptional regulator; amino-acid sequence: MGKSLVEMAADLVQSQCASKAMNTEEITLALQSTFNALQMLQAGEAKLQAGTSEGAGVVGTAPGMAPEKSIQKNKIVCLECGQEFKMLSPKHLRSHGLTGREYREKWGFPLRQPLCAKALSERRKKAGKDRGLPENLRKAIAKRKKSGQAKKAGNDKK
- the murI gene encoding glutamate racemase; its protein translation is MIGIFDSGVGGMTVARAVEQLLPQYRIAYFGDLARTPYGSKSPETIIAYARQNTEFLLGQGAKIIIVACNTAASVASEILQQEFAEPIFEVISPAVTKAVAASRSGRIGVIGTRATIKSGVYEKKILDEQPEYTVYSQACPLLVPLVEEGWLNKRETKMILRRYLQPLRLRQVDTFVLGCTHYPLLKELIQPRIGKRVTIIDSSEVVAESVALFLENNPAIAQQLERNGESHYYVSDVTDAAVDIARKVFGRPITLEKVASDIFNRSHLS
- a CDS encoding LolA family protein — protein: MNCKVLLVLLGALMSLAVLPRAGQCATFTPLELAQKLQARYEETKTMTADFKQSTSVPMTTRKRLGAGTLVIFKPGRIRWDYQTPERQVLISDSKKVSLYMADSAQMIVQPVSQYINSDVTYAFFVGTGNIVRDFKVLPPERQGDASLKVIKLVPKTAHPQVDYLHVWIDENFMVRRLEIVDHFGSITDLTFLNIRRNAAVSPETFVFVPPLGTEIIEQ